The Microbacter sp. GSS18 genome has a segment encoding these proteins:
- a CDS encoding sulfatase, translating to MKPNILLITADDMEGTTPGAFGGPEGVTPALDELASEGMIFERAHVPIAVCQPSRSAMLTGMWPHRNGAEGFEPIDDEVPLLTTLLAAAGYRTGILGKVKHLAPVERFRWDLIVDMASLGMGRDPARYAESSREFIAASGERPWFLMVNAHDPHRPFHGSTSIDRTFTEAQRETIPEPSRIFAPDEATPVPGYLPDLEDIRTEYAQYLSSSRRCDDVVAAVLRVLADSGHAADTLVVFLSDNGMAFPFSKANCYLQSTHTPLIVRWPGRVAPGSRGPQGFVNMLDLFPTFCEVAGVDAGDTDGRTLLPALLGTAEKADSEVVTVFHETAAKNRYEMRCVQDGEYGYIWNGWAGTRTRYTAENMSGLSWKAMVAAATSDPDIADRVSFYQDRPTEELYHLASDPHSLKNLAADPAHTPALEAKRASLRAWMAATSDPSRRAFEKSLRPRWWARRRRRITG from the coding sequence GTGAAGCCCAACATCCTCTTGATCACCGCAGACGACATGGAGGGGACCACACCCGGCGCGTTCGGCGGGCCCGAGGGCGTGACGCCCGCACTGGATGAGCTGGCGTCGGAGGGCATGATCTTCGAACGCGCGCACGTCCCCATCGCCGTGTGCCAGCCGAGCCGTTCCGCGATGCTGACGGGGATGTGGCCACACCGCAACGGCGCTGAGGGATTCGAGCCGATCGACGATGAGGTACCTCTGCTGACGACGCTCCTCGCTGCGGCCGGCTACCGCACGGGCATTCTCGGCAAGGTCAAGCATCTTGCTCCCGTGGAGCGCTTCCGATGGGACCTCATCGTCGACATGGCCTCACTCGGCATGGGGAGAGACCCGGCCCGCTATGCGGAGTCGAGCAGGGAGTTCATCGCCGCCAGCGGTGAGAGACCGTGGTTCCTGATGGTCAACGCCCACGACCCGCACCGGCCTTTCCACGGGTCGACAAGCATCGACCGCACTTTCACCGAAGCCCAGCGCGAGACGATTCCTGAACCGAGCCGAATCTTCGCCCCGGATGAGGCGACGCCCGTCCCGGGCTACCTCCCCGATCTCGAAGACATTCGCACGGAGTACGCCCAGTACCTCAGCTCGTCCCGTCGTTGCGATGACGTCGTTGCGGCCGTGCTTCGGGTCCTCGCGGATTCGGGGCACGCCGCGGACACCCTCGTGGTCTTCCTCTCCGACAACGGCATGGCATTCCCCTTCTCCAAGGCGAACTGCTACCTGCAGTCGACCCACACACCACTCATCGTGAGGTGGCCAGGACGGGTCGCGCCGGGCAGCCGTGGCCCCCAGGGCTTCGTCAACATGCTGGACCTGTTCCCGACGTTCTGCGAGGTCGCGGGAGTCGATGCGGGCGACACCGACGGTCGCACCCTCCTGCCGGCGCTACTCGGCACCGCCGAGAAGGCCGACAGCGAGGTGGTGACCGTCTTCCACGAGACGGCGGCAAAGAACCGTTACGAGATGCGCTGCGTCCAGGACGGCGAGTACGGGTACATCTGGAACGGATGGGCGGGCACAAGGACCCGGTACACGGCCGAGAACATGAGCGGCCTCAGCTGGAAGGCGATGGTCGCTGCCGCCACTTCCGACCCGGACATCGCCGATCGCGTGTCCTTCTACCAGGACCGCCCGACCGAGGAGTTGTACCACCTCGCCTCAGACCCGCACAGCCTGAAGAATCTGGCCGCCGACCCTGCTCACACCCCGGCCCTCGAGGCCAAGCGCGCATCTCTGCGGGCGTGGATGGCCGCTACTTCGGATCCCTCCCGCCGCGCGTTCGAGAAATCGCTCCGACCGCGATGGTGGGCGCGACGTCGGCGACGGATCACCGGCTGA
- a CDS encoding LuxR C-terminal-related transcriptional regulator, whose protein sequence is MTAPLAASPADRLRAHDQARLLAEQADRHAVVLESLLAVLRSSRLDDRAARQNAIDIAATALVELRTVSDERRHDLLEPVVGAFARLKGDLRPLVRFGDLDVQFVEPPANGRALPGEVAQAARAIVRNAVLAFVDAAEARRVRIQWDCDGLNLIIGIRDDGRGELRAHDDALRPIAEHVSALEGRMTVTSTPGWGSDVGIVIPLDPPQTPSPVEDVSDLTERERDVLRLLAAGSRNAQIAQELAISPHTVKFHVSRLLHKTGARNRVELVSLLR, encoded by the coding sequence GCTCCCCTCGCCGCTTCACCCGCCGACCGCCTGCGCGCCCACGATCAGGCGCGGCTGCTCGCCGAGCAGGCCGACCGTCACGCGGTGGTGCTCGAGTCGCTGCTGGCGGTGCTGCGCTCGTCGCGACTGGATGATCGGGCTGCTCGCCAGAACGCGATCGACATCGCCGCGACCGCGCTGGTCGAGCTGCGAACCGTCTCGGACGAGCGCCGGCACGACCTGCTCGAACCCGTCGTCGGAGCCTTCGCCCGCCTCAAGGGCGACCTGCGCCCGCTCGTGCGCTTCGGTGACCTCGACGTGCAGTTCGTCGAGCCGCCCGCCAACGGACGCGCCCTGCCGGGCGAGGTGGCCCAGGCCGCGCGGGCGATCGTGCGCAACGCCGTCCTGGCGTTCGTGGACGCGGCCGAGGCACGGCGCGTCCGGATCCAGTGGGATTGCGACGGGCTGAACCTGATCATCGGCATCCGGGACGACGGGCGCGGCGAGCTGCGCGCCCACGACGACGCCCTCCGGCCGATCGCGGAGCACGTCTCGGCGCTGGAGGGCCGCATGACGGTGACCTCGACCCCCGGATGGGGCAGCGACGTCGGGATCGTGATCCCCCTGGATCCCCCGCAGACGCCGTCGCCCGTCGAGGACGTCTCCGACCTCACCGAGCGCGAACGCGACGTGCTGCGCCTCCTGGCGGCGGGTTCGCGCAACGCGCAGATCGCTCAGGAGCTCGCGATCAGCCCGCACACGGTGAAGTTCCACGTCTCGCGCCTGCTGCACAAGACGGGGGCACGCAATCGCGTGGAGCTGGTCTCACTGCTGCGCTGA
- a CDS encoding SDR family oxidoreductase has translation MNAQTDWPMPVEDPLAAAAGPWLTGKVAVVAGGGLSGPEGGIGFALAWMYARDGASVAILDRDVDAAERTVAGIREAGGTAEAYVVDLTDDADVARTIDAVVDRFGAIDVVADSIGGGGVEGIFDTTEEAWDFAMDLNLKSAWFLMRHAEKHMTRGGSIVLISSGAAEGRGPGLPYSIAKTALEKLTTGASVSLAARGIRVNCVRVGMIWGAFAAKGMTQEQREFRRRNVAMQVEGNNWDIASAGFFLSTDQARWVSGQVIAVDGGGFAPRDVGAAGSPSAKKKD, from the coding sequence ATGAACGCACAGACCGATTGGCCGATGCCGGTGGAGGATCCGCTCGCCGCAGCGGCCGGGCCGTGGCTCACGGGGAAGGTGGCCGTCGTGGCCGGAGGCGGGCTCAGCGGCCCCGAGGGAGGGATCGGATTCGCCCTCGCGTGGATGTACGCGCGGGACGGCGCGTCGGTGGCGATCCTCGACCGCGACGTGGATGCCGCCGAGCGCACGGTGGCGGGCATCCGCGAGGCCGGCGGCACGGCCGAGGCCTATGTCGTCGACCTCACCGACGACGCCGACGTCGCCCGCACGATCGACGCCGTCGTGGACCGGTTCGGCGCGATCGACGTCGTCGCCGACTCCATCGGCGGTGGCGGCGTCGAGGGCATCTTCGACACCACCGAGGAGGCGTGGGACTTCGCGATGGACCTCAACCTGAAGTCGGCGTGGTTCCTCATGCGTCATGCCGAGAAGCACATGACGCGAGGCGGATCGATCGTCCTCATCTCGTCGGGAGCCGCCGAAGGCCGGGGCCCGGGCCTGCCGTACAGCATCGCCAAGACGGCACTCGAGAAGCTGACCACCGGGGCGTCGGTGTCGCTGGCCGCGCGCGGCATCCGCGTCAACTGCGTTCGGGTGGGGATGATCTGGGGCGCGTTCGCGGCGAAGGGGATGACGCAGGAGCAGCGCGAGTTCCGCCGGCGGAACGTCGCGATGCAGGTCGAGGGCAACAACTGGGACATCGCCTCGGCCGGGTTCTTCCTCTCCACCGATCAGGCACGGTGGGTCAGCGGCCAGGTGATCGCGGTCGACGGCGGCGGCTTCGCGCCCCGCGATGTGGGCGCCGCCGGGTCGCCGTCGGCGAAGAAGAAGGACTGA
- a CDS encoding MFS transporter, with the protein MTEGAAGGGDDRAPRVPAGAYAVGLTVVIVLTAAMLRSPFVAVAPVAGDISADLEITAGVVGLLTSIPVLCFAVFAPLAIVVIRRAGPDFALTLTLGGSVLGCIIRSLGGVEAAIIGTAVMGVFLTIGNVVIPVIIGRDFSRARAHTMTGVYTSSLNIGTMIVTLTTAPLADVVGWRTAIVAWAGFGLAALAVWIPLRGVRASFTPRAHSRPADGGGDPSVVRNRGTWLLAAAFAGQAFAFYSTTAWLPTLLVGEGLSPAAAGAVAAIFQVAGIAGSMTLPLVTVRASIAVGAAAAGIAWLAVPVGFLVAPQLWLLWCLVGGVAQGGGITVVFIMISAFGGDAHTAATRSGIVQGVGYAVAAAGPILLGAMHEATGAWTIPLLAILAAVVLFLVCGALTAQVLRRTVAHAAGDAGPSPEG; encoded by the coding sequence ATGACAGAGGGTGCCGCGGGAGGTGGGGACGACCGCGCGCCCCGGGTGCCGGCGGGCGCCTACGCCGTCGGGCTCACGGTGGTCATCGTCCTCACGGCGGCGATGCTGCGCTCGCCCTTCGTCGCCGTGGCGCCGGTCGCCGGCGACATCAGCGCCGATCTCGAGATCACCGCCGGCGTCGTGGGCCTGCTCACCAGCATCCCCGTCCTGTGCTTCGCCGTCTTCGCCCCTCTGGCGATCGTCGTGATCCGTCGCGCGGGTCCTGACTTCGCTCTCACCCTCACGCTCGGCGGAAGCGTCCTCGGTTGCATCATCCGCTCGCTCGGCGGTGTCGAGGCGGCCATCATCGGCACCGCGGTCATGGGGGTGTTCCTGACCATCGGCAATGTCGTGATCCCCGTGATCATCGGCCGCGACTTCTCCCGGGCGCGCGCCCACACGATGACCGGGGTGTACACGTCCTCGCTGAACATCGGCACGATGATCGTCACGCTCACCACCGCGCCGCTCGCCGACGTCGTGGGCTGGCGCACGGCGATCGTCGCGTGGGCGGGATTCGGGCTGGCGGCGCTGGCGGTGTGGATTCCGCTTCGCGGGGTGCGCGCGAGCTTCACGCCGCGGGCGCACTCGCGTCCCGCGGACGGGGGCGGCGACCCGTCCGTCGTCCGGAATCGCGGGACGTGGCTGCTCGCCGCAGCCTTCGCTGGGCAGGCCTTCGCCTTCTACTCGACGACGGCATGGCTGCCGACCCTGCTCGTCGGAGAAGGACTGTCGCCCGCGGCGGCGGGTGCCGTCGCGGCGATCTTCCAGGTGGCGGGCATCGCGGGGAGCATGACGCTGCCGCTGGTGACGGTGCGCGCCTCGATCGCCGTCGGTGCCGCGGCCGCGGGCATCGCGTGGCTCGCGGTGCCCGTCGGCTTCCTGGTCGCACCCCAGCTGTGGCTGCTGTGGTGCCTCGTGGGCGGTGTCGCCCAGGGCGGAGGCATCACCGTCGTCTTCATCATGATCAGCGCCTTCGGCGGCGACGCGCACACCGCCGCGACCCGTTCGGGCATCGTCCAGGGCGTCGGCTACGCCGTCGCGGCCGCGGGGCCGATCCTGCTCGGGGCCATGCACGAGGCGACGGGCGCGTGGACGATTCCGCTCCTGGCGATCCTGGCCGCGGTGGTGCTGTTCCTGGTCTGCGGGGCACTCACGGCGCAGGTTCTGCGCCGCACCGTCGCGCACGCCGCGGGGGACGCCGGCCCGTCGCCCGAGGGCTGA
- a CDS encoding 4-hydroxybenzoate 3-monooxygenase, with translation MTTTVRTRVAIVGAGPAGLMLSHLLADAGIESVVIDQRTREDIEQTIKAGILEQGAVEVLDTLGDFSRARTVGMRHDGIELRFAGEGHRIDFADLVDRGVWLYPQHEALKDLIAARLAGGQDLRFGVTADHVEGVDTDRPTVIATDAEGQPLRIEADFVVGGDGSRSVVRSAVTGSSHGGYFREYPFAWFGVLCEAPPSAEELIYSNSPNGFALISQRSKTIQRMYFQCDPETDPNAFSEEELWEKLQSCVPGTTLNEGPIFQRDVLRFRSFVAQELRHGRAALIGDAAHTVPPTGAKGMNLAIADVVLLDKALRTLLLEGDERLIDAYAETASQRIWKAQHFSWWMTTMLHLTPDASDFDRHRQLGELRSVVESEAGRRYLAEAYTGWPLDTGN, from the coding sequence ATGACCACCACCGTTCGCACCCGCGTCGCCATCGTCGGCGCCGGCCCCGCGGGGCTGATGCTCTCGCACCTGCTCGCCGATGCGGGCATCGAGTCCGTCGTGATCGACCAGCGAACCCGCGAGGACATCGAGCAGACGATCAAGGCCGGCATCCTCGAGCAGGGCGCTGTCGAGGTGCTCGACACGCTCGGCGACTTCTCCCGCGCCCGCACCGTCGGCATGCGCCACGACGGCATCGAACTGCGCTTCGCCGGCGAGGGCCACCGCATCGACTTCGCCGACCTCGTCGATCGCGGAGTGTGGCTATACCCGCAGCACGAGGCGCTGAAGGACCTCATCGCCGCCCGCCTCGCAGGCGGCCAGGACCTGCGCTTCGGCGTGACCGCCGACCACGTCGAGGGCGTCGACACCGACCGCCCGACCGTGATCGCGACGGATGCCGAGGGGCAGCCGCTGCGGATCGAGGCCGACTTCGTCGTCGGCGGAGACGGCTCGCGCAGCGTGGTCCGCTCGGCCGTGACGGGGTCGTCGCACGGCGGCTACTTCCGCGAGTACCCGTTCGCGTGGTTCGGCGTCCTGTGCGAGGCGCCGCCGAGTGCGGAGGAGCTCATCTACAGCAACTCCCCCAACGGGTTCGCGCTCATCAGCCAGCGGTCCAAGACCATCCAGCGCATGTACTTCCAGTGCGACCCCGAGACAGATCCGAACGCGTTCAGCGAAGAGGAGCTGTGGGAGAAGTTGCAGTCGTGCGTGCCGGGAACGACCCTCAACGAGGGCCCGATCTTCCAGCGCGACGTGCTGCGCTTCCGCAGCTTCGTCGCGCAGGAGCTGCGCCACGGCCGCGCCGCGCTCATCGGGGATGCCGCCCACACGGTGCCACCGACCGGCGCGAAGGGCATGAACCTCGCGATCGCGGACGTGGTCCTCCTCGACAAGGCGCTGCGCACGCTGTTGCTCGAAGGCGACGAGCGCCTGATCGACGCATACGCCGAGACGGCGTCGCAGCGCATCTGGAAGGCCCAGCACTTCTCGTGGTGGATGACAACCATGCTTCACCTGACGCCCGACGCCAGCGACTTCGACCGGCACCGTCAGCTCGGCGAGCTGCGCAGCGTCGTGGAATCCGAGGCAGGTCGTCGCTACCTCGCCGAGGCTTACACCGGCTGGCCGCTCGACACCGGGAACTGA
- a CDS encoding dodecin family protein gives MSDHVYRVVEVVGSSPDGIDAAIRNAVARASQTLHGLDWFEMTSVRGQIDDGAIQHFQVTVKVGFRLDDAE, from the coding sequence ATGTCAGATCACGTCTACCGCGTCGTCGAAGTCGTCGGAAGCTCGCCGGACGGCATCGACGCCGCGATCAGGAACGCCGTTGCTCGAGCATCCCAGACGCTGCACGGCCTCGACTGGTTCGAGATGACGTCGGTGCGCGGGCAGATCGACGACGGCGCGATCCAGCACTTTCAGGTCACTGTCAAGGTCGGGTTCCGACTGGACGACGCCGAGTAG
- a CDS encoding alpha/beta fold hydrolase, whose amino-acid sequence MTAPSIALSAPVGYADAPLLVLGPSLGTSTVLWDTVVPRLAERHRVVAWDLPGHGAAPPASGPFTIGEIADAVADALRTHEHEHFRYAGVSFSGAVGLELMLRHPGMVDGAALLCTAARFGEPEGWHERAAEVRASGTSALTVGSAQRWFAPGSMAREPELTARLLQALQDTDDESYALCCEALAGYDVRDRLGEIETPVLALWGEFDEVTPEPALVEIAEGVQEGAVAWIADAAHLPPVEQPAAVAKVLGEFFAGIDERVSA is encoded by the coding sequence ATGACCGCACCGTCCATCGCCCTCAGTGCCCCCGTCGGGTACGCGGATGCGCCGCTGCTCGTGCTCGGGCCGTCGCTGGGCACGTCGACCGTCCTGTGGGACACCGTCGTGCCCCGGCTCGCCGAGCGGCACCGTGTGGTCGCGTGGGACCTGCCAGGCCACGGCGCCGCGCCGCCCGCTAGCGGGCCCTTCACGATCGGCGAGATCGCGGATGCCGTCGCCGACGCGCTGCGCACGCACGAGCACGAGCACTTCCGCTACGCGGGCGTCTCGTTCAGCGGCGCGGTCGGGCTCGAGCTCATGCTGCGGCATCCGGGCATGGTCGACGGGGCTGCCCTGCTGTGCACGGCCGCGAGGTTCGGTGAGCCCGAAGGATGGCACGAGCGCGCGGCCGAGGTGCGCGCGTCGGGCACCTCGGCACTCACCGTGGGCTCGGCGCAGCGCTGGTTCGCGCCGGGGTCGATGGCGCGGGAACCCGAGCTCACCGCGCGTCTGCTGCAGGCGCTGCAGGACACCGACGACGAGAGCTACGCGCTGTGCTGCGAAGCGCTCGCCGGCTACGACGTGCGCGACCGGCTCGGCGAGATCGAGACGCCGGTGCTCGCCCTGTGGGGAGAGTTCGACGAGGTCACTCCCGAGCCGGCCCTGGTCGAGATCGCGGAGGGCGTGCAGGAGGGCGCCGTCGCGTGGATCGCGGATGCCGCGCACCTGCCGCCGGTCGAGCAGCCCGCCGCCGTCGCCAAGGTGCTCGGCGAGTTCTTCGCGGGGATCGACGAGAGGGTCTCGGCCTGA
- a CDS encoding lyase family protein: protein MSERDLGLLAPVTVGFDDPVADEAVLGALVAAEVALTRAWCTVGVAPAAAADAVSAAFGWRGAGEPCAGHGIDPAALAAAGASVGNPVIPLVGTMRERVAVEHRPWIHPAATSQDVLDSALMLVARRSAEAIDAHLVDVEATLVAIAAAHRDSVAAARTLGQHAVPTTVGLRAATWLAGVRRARRRLADAAGALPAQLGGAAGTLAASVETATRTRGPRDALAAAEALPATFAAELALATPDAPWHTTRWPVTELGDALVQAVDAAGVVAADVATLSRTEIGELAEGAPAGSSAMPHKRNPAASVLIRSAAIRAPHLAATLHTAAALAVDERPDGAWHAEWPALRELLRLALGATGTLSRLIAGLTIDDAAIARNLGATGGLIVSERVSAVLAPVLGADAVARIIARAAGGESFEGLVREAVSASGADVDIDDLLEPARYTGLAGRIVDRSLDIGVEEPS, encoded by the coding sequence GTGTCCGAACGCGACCTCGGCCTGCTGGCGCCGGTCACTGTCGGCTTCGACGACCCCGTGGCCGACGAGGCCGTCCTGGGTGCGCTCGTCGCGGCCGAGGTAGCGCTCACCCGTGCCTGGTGTACCGTCGGCGTCGCGCCGGCCGCGGCGGCCGACGCCGTCTCCGCGGCGTTCGGCTGGCGAGGCGCCGGAGAGCCGTGCGCGGGCCACGGCATCGACCCTGCCGCACTCGCGGCGGCCGGCGCCAGCGTCGGCAACCCGGTGATCCCTCTGGTGGGGACGATGCGTGAGCGCGTGGCCGTCGAGCACCGCCCGTGGATCCATCCCGCGGCGACGAGCCAGGACGTCCTCGACTCGGCTCTCATGCTCGTCGCCCGGCGTTCCGCCGAGGCGATCGACGCGCACCTCGTCGACGTCGAGGCGACACTGGTCGCGATCGCGGCCGCCCACCGCGACAGCGTCGCCGCCGCCCGGACGCTCGGTCAGCACGCCGTGCCCACGACCGTGGGTCTGCGGGCGGCGACGTGGCTCGCCGGCGTCCGCCGTGCCCGCCGCCGGCTCGCCGACGCCGCCGGCGCCCTCCCCGCGCAGCTCGGCGGAGCGGCGGGGACGCTGGCCGCCTCGGTCGAGACCGCGACCCGCACGCGCGGTCCGCGGGACGCCCTCGCGGCGGCCGAGGCGCTGCCCGCGACGTTCGCGGCCGAGCTCGCCCTCGCGACGCCCGACGCGCCGTGGCACACCACCCGCTGGCCCGTGACCGAGCTCGGCGACGCACTCGTGCAGGCGGTGGACGCCGCCGGCGTCGTGGCCGCGGATGTCGCGACGCTCAGTCGCACCGAGATCGGCGAGCTCGCCGAAGGCGCCCCGGCCGGATCGTCCGCCATGCCCCACAAGCGAAATCCCGCGGCATCCGTCCTCATCCGCTCGGCGGCGATCCGGGCGCCGCACCTGGCGGCCACGCTGCACACGGCCGCCGCCCTGGCGGTCGACGAGCGCCCGGACGGAGCGTGGCACGCCGAATGGCCCGCGCTGCGCGAGCTGCTGCGCCTGGCCCTCGGCGCGACCGGGACGCTCTCGCGGTTGATCGCCGGCCTCACGATCGACGACGCGGCGATCGCCCGCAATCTTGGGGCGACCGGCGGACTCATCGTCTCCGAGCGGGTGTCGGCCGTGCTCGCTCCCGTCCTCGGTGCGGATGCGGTCGCGCGGATCATCGCCCGGGCCGCGGGGGGAGAGTCGTTCGAAGGCCTCGTCCGCGAGGCCGTCTCGGCCTCCGGCGCGGACGTCGACATCGACGACCTGCTCGAGCCTGCCCGGTACACCGGGCTCGCCGGGCGTATCGTCGATCGCAGCCTCGACATCGGAGTGGAGGAACCCTCATGA
- a CDS encoding IclR family transcriptional regulator translates to MANSPSGDSVIDRLVRVLETFTADRTVQTASDIGRRAGLPSSTAHRLVDDLVRSGLLERDDEHRVRLGMRLWELALRGSSALRLRQAALPFMEGVQARIREHTQLAVLEQDEALFVERLSHPAAGANITRIAGRLALHASSSGLVLLSYAPDDVRERVLSGPLPAISPDTVTEPAALRRVLAGIRERGFVVSPGSVESVSTGVAVPVRDRGRVVAALSVILPRDAPTDDAVVTLLAAARGIENALRSARD, encoded by the coding sequence ATGGCCAACTCGCCGTCGGGAGACTCGGTGATCGACCGTCTCGTGCGGGTCCTCGAGACGTTCACCGCCGACCGGACGGTGCAGACCGCCTCCGACATCGGCCGCCGCGCGGGCCTGCCCTCATCGACGGCCCATCGTCTCGTCGACGATCTGGTGCGCAGCGGCCTCCTCGAGCGGGACGACGAGCATCGTGTGCGGCTGGGGATGCGACTGTGGGAGCTGGCGCTGCGCGGCTCGTCCGCGCTGCGGCTGCGCCAGGCGGCGCTGCCGTTCATGGAGGGCGTCCAGGCCCGCATCCGCGAGCACACCCAGCTGGCCGTGCTCGAGCAGGACGAGGCGCTGTTCGTCGAGCGGCTCTCGCACCCCGCGGCCGGCGCCAACATCACGCGCATCGCCGGACGGCTGGCACTCCACGCATCGTCCTCCGGGCTCGTGCTGCTCTCCTACGCACCGGACGATGTGCGCGAGCGGGTGCTGTCGGGCCCGCTGCCGGCGATCTCCCCCGACACCGTGACCGAGCCGGCGGCCCTGCGGCGGGTGCTGGCGGGGATCCGCGAGCGCGGCTTCGTCGTGTCGCCGGGCTCGGTGGAGTCGGTCTCGACCGGCGTCGCGGTGCCGGTCCGCGACCGCGGCCGCGTCGTGGCGGCCCTGTCGGTGATCCTGCCCCGAGACGCCCCGACCGACGACGCCGTGGTGACGCTCCTGGCCGCGGCCCGGGGCATCGAGAACGCCCTGCGCTCCGCGCGCGACTGA
- a CDS encoding MFS transporter, translating into MDIGVTRTRGATIALVAAVCLVAMNMRPTITAVGPLLAQIGEDTGLATATLGMLASVPLVAWALVSPLAHDLSRRFGMSRVVLWALVLLALGTAVRSLPGPTASLWIGTVLIGVALAVANVLMPAVVKRDFGGRVPAVMALYTGLLGGFGAIASGVVVPLSNIPLGGEPAGWRFALLVTGGILLIPAIGVWAWATRGRGHGTGRSGAHGRTGIWSDPVAWVVAAYMGLQSASFYMQVTWLATIATSTGRSEVAAGIDVMIYQIAAVAGALALPLALRGRIETLAPALLPILGIAGVAGLIAVPSGITGWVVLTGLCSGASLGMSLTLMAQRARDHDGASALSGMSQSVGYVVAAAGPVLFGWLHAVTDGWGAPLTMLIAVLVGQGLVGILAGRDRYVLEGR; encoded by the coding sequence ATGGACATAGGTGTCACCCGCACGCGGGGTGCGACGATCGCGCTCGTCGCGGCGGTGTGCCTGGTCGCGATGAACATGCGGCCGACGATCACGGCCGTCGGCCCGCTTCTCGCCCAGATCGGCGAGGACACGGGTCTGGCGACCGCCACGCTGGGGATGCTCGCGAGCGTGCCCCTGGTCGCGTGGGCCCTCGTCTCGCCCCTCGCCCACGACCTCAGCCGACGCTTCGGCATGTCGCGCGTGGTGCTGTGGGCACTGGTGCTGCTGGCATTGGGCACGGCGGTCCGATCCCTGCCCGGACCGACGGCGAGCCTGTGGATCGGCACGGTGCTCATCGGTGTCGCCCTCGCCGTCGCGAACGTGCTCATGCCCGCGGTGGTCAAGCGCGACTTCGGCGGTCGTGTCCCCGCCGTGATGGCGCTGTACACCGGCCTGCTCGGCGGGTTCGGCGCGATCGCGTCGGGCGTCGTCGTGCCGCTGTCGAACATCCCGCTCGGCGGCGAGCCGGCCGGCTGGCGCTTCGCACTGCTGGTCACCGGCGGCATCCTGCTGATCCCGGCCATCGGGGTGTGGGCCTGGGCGACCCGGGGGCGCGGACACGGCACCGGTCGCTCCGGCGCGCACGGCAGGACCGGCATCTGGTCGGACCCCGTCGCCTGGGTCGTCGCGGCCTACATGGGGCTGCAGTCCGCGTCGTTCTACATGCAGGTGACGTGGCTTGCGACGATCGCGACCTCGACCGGTCGCTCGGAGGTCGCGGCCGGGATCGACGTGATGATCTATCAGATCGCCGCCGTCGCGGGAGCCCTGGCGCTCCCGCTCGCCCTCCGCGGGCGCATCGAGACGCTCGCCCCGGCGCTCCTGCCGATCCTCGGCATCGCCGGAGTGGCGGGACTCATCGCGGTGCCCTCGGGCATCACGGGCTGGGTCGTCCTCACGGGCCTGTGCTCGGGCGCATCGCTCGGCATGTCGCTGACGCTCATGGCCCAGCGCGCCCGCGACCATGACGGCGCGAGCGCACTGTCGGGCATGTCGCAGTCGGTGGGATACGTCGTCGCGGCGGCCGGACCGGTGCTCTTCGGCTGGCTGCACGCTGTCACCGACGGCTGGGGCGCTCCACTCACGATGCTCATCGCCGTGCTCGTCGGGCAGGGCCTGGTCGGCATCCTCGCGGGACGCGATCGCTACGTGCTCGAGGGGCGCTGA
- a CDS encoding IclR family transcriptional regulator produces the protein MARAADDTGGEGVLDRMLRVLDCFSEDEPELTAAELSERTGLASSTLHRLLAQLVTEQLLGRAAGHRYTIGVRLWELGELSPLSLRLRETALPHMARLYEATGENVHLAVLSGATPQTSFALYVGRITGRGSIATLSRMGGRGPLHATGVGKALLSARDEAWLEQYFEAPRERETVHTVIDEDELRAEIAQARLRGYAHTREEMTLGNISVAAPLGPVEGMPPIALGVVVHLDRADERRLGPLVVQASRDLQDQLRGK, from the coding sequence GTGGCCAGGGCGGCGGACGACACCGGCGGCGAGGGGGTCCTCGACCGGATGCTCCGTGTGCTCGACTGCTTCAGCGAGGACGAGCCCGAGCTCACCGCCGCCGAGCTCTCGGAGCGCACGGGGCTGGCGTCGTCGACGCTGCACCGACTGCTGGCGCAGCTCGTGACCGAGCAGCTGCTCGGGCGGGCGGCCGGCCACCGCTACACCATCGGCGTGCGCCTGTGGGAGCTCGGCGAGCTGTCGCCGCTGTCGCTGCGGCTGCGCGAGACGGCTCTGCCGCACATGGCGCGGCTGTACGAGGCCACCGGCGAGAACGTGCACCTCGCCGTTCTCTCGGGCGCGACACCGCAGACCTCGTTCGCGCTCTACGTCGGCAGGATCACCGGGCGCGGCTCGATCGCGACGCTCAGCCGCATGGGAGGGCGCGGTCCGCTGCACGCCACAGGTGTCGGCAAGGCGCTGCTCTCGGCGCGCGACGAAGCGTGGCTCGAGCAGTACTTCGAGGCGCCGCGCGAGCGCGAAACGGTGCACACGGTCATCGACGAGGACGAGCTGCGCGCCGAGATCGCCCAGGCGCGCCTGCGCGGCTACGCCCACACCCGCGAGGAGATGACACTGGGGAACATCTCGGTGGCCGCGCCGCTGGGACCGGTCGAGGGCATGCCGCCGATCGCTCTCGGCGTGGTCGTCCACCTCGACCGCGCCGACGAGCGGAGGCTCGGACCGCTCGTCGTGCAGGCGTCGCGCGACCTGCAGGACCAGCTGCGCGGGAAGTGA